The following proteins are encoded in a genomic region of Coffea eugenioides isolate CCC68of chromosome 6, Ceug_1.0, whole genome shotgun sequence:
- the LOC113773618 gene encoding F-box protein At3g07870-like has protein sequence MSNQAPFLNLPAHVVSDILSRLPPKTIIQCKSVCKSWLSLLSESEFTNLHLLRSPPCLIINNLDYHPSDLNCFSLVEFEDQPDHHDFQYVAGTKIKAPKGCVVENGATATMVGSINGLICLNEFDHKHDAVCLWNPIIRESITLPIHRGGEETESWRRIGHAPFLYNSCRPHGVFLNGNLHWLIGDQAGSELISCFDLETELFSPFPAPPELSKDFNLACLGLFAGCLSLCDNTSDYEIVIWVMKEYGITKLWTKEIVIDKEPADLVGPSFEVVRVFKVFEDGNILLLWRDDILLSYDSRRQILHQSGVHKLIKKIDDQMNEDGYPCIEVMEYVPTFLSLESFGIQMMESIN, from the exons ATGAGCAACCAGGCACCATTCTTGAATCTACCAGCACACGTTGTCTCTGATATTTTGTCCAGATTACCACCCAAGACTATCATCCAATGCAAATCTGTTTGCAAATCATGGCTGAgtctgctatctgaatctgaATTCACTAATTTACACCTGCTAAGATCTCCTCCTTGCCTGATCATAAACAACCTCGATTACCATCCTTCAGATTTGAATTGCTTCAGTTTAGTTGAATTCGAAGATCAGCCTGATCACCATGATTTTCAATATGTTGCAGGAACAAAAATCAAGGCCCCAAAAGGGTGTGTCGTGGAAAATGGTGCGACTGCTACCATGGTTGGCTCCATCAATGGCTTAATCTGCTTGAACGAATTCGATCATAAACATGATGCTGTTTGCTTGTGGAATCCAATCATACGAGAATCCATCACTCTTCCGATCCATAGAGGGG GGGAAGAAACAGAATCTTGGAGAAGAATTGGGCATGCCCCTTTCCTTTATAATAGTTGTCGCCCTCATGGTGTTTTCCTGAATGGTAATCTTCATTGGCTGATTGGTGATCAAGCTGGCTCTGAATTGATATCCTGCTTTGATCTTGAAACAGAGTTGTTTTCACCTTTCCCTGCTCCTCCAGAACTGAGCAAAGATTTCAATTTAGCTTGCTTGGGACTTTTTGCTGGCTGTCTGAGCTTGTGTGATAACACTTCTGATTATGAGATCGTCATTTGGGTGATGAAAGAATACGGAATCACCAAGCTCTGGACTAAAGAAATTGTTATAGACAAGGAGCCCGCTGATCTTGTCGGGCCATCTTTTGAAGTTGTTCGAGTGTTTAAAGTTTTTGAAGATGGGAATATCTTGCTTTTGTGGAGGGATGACATTTTACTTTCTTATGATTCTCGGAGGCAAATCTTGCATCAGTCTGGCGTTCATAAACTCATCAAGAAAATTGATGATCAGATGAATGAAGATGGCTACCCTTGCATAGAAGTAATGGAATACGTTCCAACCTTTCTTTCCCTCGAGAGTTTTGGGATCCAGATGATGGAAAGCATAAACTAG